In Agelaius phoeniceus isolate bAgePho1 chromosome 33, bAgePho1.hap1, whole genome shotgun sequence, the DNA window gatttggggctgggtcCAGGAGCCTCAGGCACAGAGAGAAGGATGAAGAAGCTGCTCAAGGAGTCAGCAGCAAAACTCCAAGTGCCTTGGAGCATGGCTGGGCCCcagtgagggcagggagggccaaaggctgcccagggcctggtgagagcagatccttgaggccaggattgcagggagcccaaggctctgagcagggaactGCAATGCTGAGCAAGGCCTGGCttggctgcaggaagcagaaaggccaaggcctgagcccagcctgggccagcagggcctgTCCCTCACGGCTGCCTCGGGGCTCTTGGTGGGCCAAGGGGATGTGAGGGGCAGCAAGCACAAATGCCACAAACCCGTGTGACACTCCAGATCCTCAGGGAACCAAaggccagtgtgacacagcggggcctcatggaaacaagagGGCATTGTGAGCCTGCGGGGCTGGGACACCCCAGAACACTCAAATGCTTGGGGTGACCAAAGGCTCCTTTCCTCAAATTTGGTGCACAGGAGAAACACCTGCCAGATATTCTCAAGAGGTCAAAATGACACAAAATTTTACTGGCAAAGTACAGAAAATCAAGGAACTTTGGCAAAGAATTTAATACAACATCCAATTCAACAAAAACCTCTCATTATAGCATTAACTTCATTAACTTAGCCCATTTATCCTGGATACCTCTAACCCTTAAGATCCTGAGTTACCCAAAAAATGTTCAAGGTAAAGAGGAtaacaattaaaaacaaagagagaCAGACACACATTCAGCTACCAAGTGCTTGGGTTCCAGTGTGGGTGAGACACAAACCCCAGGAGAAGGAGGGTCCAGACCATGGGCTGAGCTCATGCTCTGTTCTTTTAAACCCTCAGGCCTTTGtgcagccactgtgacactgcagaaacaAGGAGACCATTGCTGAGAGcacagaacctcatggaaccaaggggccatggtgacactgaggtgcctcatggaatcaaggagaccattgtgaaactcaggggccccatggaaccaagagaacatggaacaggtctgcggctggtttggcctcctgggggccacctgacaggtccagctgaccttggcatgtcgAGGGCTGCTGCTCATCTGTCCCTGGAGcactgggctctgggctctccgTCCTTTGGGAAAGAGATGCCCTtctcctccaggtgcccatggccaaaatcaggattcctcctccaaatttCCATATATGCAAAGATTGTTCCCAGATGAAATCCGGCAGGACAGACAgatctggctggcttggccacccgggggccacctctcatctacatttgaaacactgggaccatgtgcttttctttcttatgGGAAAAAAGCACCTTTCACATTCAGGCACCCATAGCCAAGGTTGGGAATCCACCTCCAGAATTCCCTATATCCAGGGATTTCttccagacaaaagctgccaggagggACAAGTCTGACTGGCCTTGGTTTCCGAAGAGCTGGCTCTCATCTGCCgttgaaacactggggctctgtgctttccttcctaatgaaaagaactctccttcctggccaggtgcccatggccaaaattgagattccacctccaaaaatCCAAAGATTTCCCACAGATGAATGGTGCTAGGAGAGACACCTCTGGCTACCTTGGCCAGTgggtggccacctctcatcttctTCTAAAAACCTTGGAGTTCGcgcttttctttcctctggaaaaaccaTCCACCTCAACCAGGTGCTCATGGCCAAagtgggattccacctccaaaactccatccatccaaggattgctcccaggtgaAAGCTGTCAGGAcaaacaggtctggctggcttggcctcccaggagCCACGTCTCCTGTTCTGCCTTTGAAACACTTGGGCTCTGTGCTCTCCTTCCtgtggaaaagaactgtccttcttaTCTATGCAGAAATGGCCGAATTTttgattccacctccaaaattccctatatcAAAGGGCTGCATCCAGGCAAAAGGTGCCAGGAGAGAGAggcctggctggccttggcctctgatgGCTGCCTTACATCTGGCCCTGAAACACTGGTGTTCCacgctttccttcctatggaaaagaactgtccttctcctccttggCTGAAATTGGTATTCTGCCTCTacaattccctatatccaaggaTGACTCCCTGACAAAATCTGCCAGCACTGTCTagtctggctgcccttggcctctggtggctgcccctcGTCTGCccctggaacactggggcttGGTTGTTTCCTGCCTGTGGAGACCCCAGTGACACTGTGAGGACCtggtggaaccatggagaccattgtgacactctgggataccatggtgacactgtggggcttcatggaaccaagagaccaccatggctctgtggggcctcgtggaaccatgcagaccattaggacccttcagggcctcgTATAACCacggggccattgtgacacctcAGGGGCTCGTGGAATCAAGGGAACCACTGGGACATTGTGGGGGACCATGGAATGAGAGGAACATGAAACACATCTGGCTGATTTGGCCTCCTAAGGGTGACCTGACGGGTCTGGCTGATCTCAGaatgtcaagggctgcctctcatctgcccaTGAACCACTggggctccatgctttccttcctatggaaagaACTGACTCTCTTTTCAGACGCCCAGGGACAAAATTGGTACTCCGCCCTAAAACCTTGCTGTATGCAAGCATATCTCTCAGAGAAAAACCTGTCAGcactggctggccttggcctctggtggtcacaTCTCATCTGCATCAGAagcaccagggctgtgcagcagctgcaagacagccctgccagagccaacttgggcagcactttggccatggctgctgggcctgggcctgaggcaggagcaggagacaagtgacccttgcaggcctggggcctcatggcctccttgtccctgctcagcagcctggcaggggccgccccatgctcctgcccttggcattgcacatccccacatgccagtgcccatcccggcaagagccctgagcaaggagggagggacagcatctgcctggccaggccctggggctcaggccttggcccttggcattcctcaaacacatccagctttgctcagcaccagagacaccttggccttgtttgtgcccagctgtcatcactgcctccagggTTCTGCTCtaactggaacctggggacactttcccaGTCGTGTTCCTCAGTGGaacccattaaaacttcaagaaacttTTGGAGtttgaatttaattttgagttcttgagaagttttttgatcactctctcagggactgagtctgatgtaaacaacaccaaatccccaagaggctcattaaagtccttgtgctgtgtctgtgctgctgagctttaaaggaacagctcttcccagggccagctcctctcccagcccagcagggctgagggctctgcctgcaggcactgaggggacaggagccaggcagagacaggctgaAGGCAATCAGGATTGGGAAGACATTGAGCTGAGACTTCAGCTGGGGAAAGAtcttcacagccctgtgcatggtgagtgtgtgggtgcagggcaatgtcccctgtgctcctggagggatctcctgaagccagcacaccccagagcctgggggatgtgtcaggaggactctcccagtttctctgtggcacaggaggagcaggaggagcaggaggatgtgctgcagagcagggctcccCTTCTGAGGGGACTTGTCGTGAGCTCATTCAGGGCAGGAGTTTCCTGCTTGGGTCTCTGCTTTCCTGAATCTGTGcccccacttttccctggcacagctgggtggCAATGCAACCTCAGCTGTGCATaggagagcaggggctgagacTCTTAATCCATCACCCTGAGGATTCCTGGGCACCTCAGCAAGTGTCTGCAGCTGCCCAGCCTCCAGATCCATGCAGCATCACCTTTCCatggtgcccaggctgggggagctgttcTTTAATCCCTGCAGGGccgagcagctgcagggcagggctggcccaggggctgggctgggctctggcagctctggcagggaaggagcccggggccacaggagcaggtggggctgggacagctccagcagcagagccgtgggcagggagggagggaggcagtgctgagggcagccctgctgcagggcagatgtggcacctgccgggcctgccctgcagggcagacactgccctgagcagcacagctcttgtGTCCCCtcgcagccagcacagccctcagcccgggggctcggggccctcagtccctcctgggccggcagagcagccccagagatgAAGGGCATCTCTCCGGCCATGTGCCCATTCATTCCCTGCTGACCAGGGCCTGAGGGccactgtcctgccctgctgctgcctggcaggggctgggcagggctgggcagggaaaggcTTTTCCTCAGGCCCGGCTCTCTCTCCCCTTGCcttgcccaggtgctgctggcattgctgagGCGCTCTCTGGAATggcagttccagctgcagggccaggcccagcccttgggctcctcctgtgcaggctgagcacagcaatggggtgtcccagctccctgtgcccggggagctctgggcagggcagcctgggaggCTGGCAATGAGCCCACTCTCCTGactctgggaaaggcaggagctACTTTGTGTgccagggatccctctgctctcagcagagtCTCCTGGCTGTCCAGGGTAACACGGGAGTGGATCTCAGAAAGGTGCAAGtccagggcagctggaacaggagagagggacagagcagctcctctcagTCTGCACTAAGCCTCAGACaaccctcctgcctccctggaCTCTCTGTTCTCCTAGGTGCAGCAGAATCTCTCATTCTGCCTTCTGTcatccccagcccttcccccaGGCATCTTCTCTGCCTTAGCTGAACATTCTTTATCCAAGTCCCAATAGCAGGACTGGCCCCTGCCCTCACTGTTCCCATGAACTGATTGGGGGTAAGGGCTGACTCCCAGGTGTCCTACAGGCCAAGGTCCAGCTCCTGACACAACATTGGCCAGCAGCAATCAGGGCTCCAGCAACCAAGGTGAAGGAAGGTCCCCTAGACATAGACAAGGAGGAGGTGTTCAGTGGCAGGAAAGACTCTATGAGAAAGGGCTTTGATAATTCTGTGAGAAATCTCCCCTCCATTGCCCTGTCTTTCCTCCTTCTGCAGGTTGAAATGCCCAGagacagcaaatgtccaacagcagctccatcaggcacttcctcctgctggcattggcagacacgcggcagctgcagctcctgcacttctgcctcttgctgggcatctccctggctgccctcctgggcaacggcctcatcatcagcgctgtagcctgcggccaccacctgcacacgcccatgttcttcttcctgctcaagctggccctcagcgacctgggctccatctgcaccactgtccccaaagccatgcacaattccctctgggacaccagcaccatctcctactcagcatgtgctgcacagctgtttctgtttgtctttttcATGTCAGCAGAGgtttccctcctgaccatcatgtgctacgaccgctacgtgtccatctgcaaacccctgcactacgggaccctgctgggcagcagagcttgtgcccacatggcagcagctgcctgggccagtgcctttctcactgctctgctgcacacagccaatgcattttccctgcccctgtgccatggcaatgccctgggccagttcttctgtgaaatcccacagatcctcaagctctcctgctccaaatcctacctcaggaAACTTGGGGTCATTGTGGTTACTGCCAGTTTgtcattttgttgttttgtgttcatggttttctcctatgtgcagatcttcagggccgtgctgaggatcccctctcagcagggacggcacaaagccttttccacctgcctccctcacctggccgtggtctccCTGTTTTTCAGTACTGGGTTTTTTGCCTACTTGAAACCCTCCTCCatctcatccccatccctggatctggcagtGTCAGTTCtctactcagtggtgcctccagccctgaatcccgtcatctacagcctgaggaaccaggagctcaaggctgcagtgtggagactgatgagtggatggtttcagaaacattaaactgctgacATTTCTGTAAATCACTTGTAATATGGGCCATCTTTAATAGTTTTTGTTCATTTGGTCATGGCATTCTTTTCcctttgttatattttttttaatattttccacaaaaaaGTCCTTGTTTCTGCTTTCCACAAAAAAGTccttgtttctctccaccttttCTGTGGCCCCAAACTGTGTCAATGAGAGGCTTTGCTCTCAGTggctttaaatgaactaaaggatctcccagcaaaCTTTTGATTGAGATCCCCCttttgttcccttctctggagctgcagcagcaatgtctgtgtgcagagctggggcagatcaggaCTGGTcttgctggccacaccattcctgatccaggccaggagccattggccttcttgcccacctgggcacactgctgcctcatgtccagcctgctgtccatcagtgcccccaggtccctttctgcctggccgctctccagcccctctgtccccagcctgtagcgctgcaggggttgttgtggccaaagtgcagcaCCCAGCACCTGGTCTTGTTCAACCTCACCTtgctggatttgggccctggatccagcctgtccaggtccctctgcagagccctcctaccctccagcaggtCATTACTCCCAGCCAACTTGGTGTCACCACGTTTCCATGAGAGTCACAATGGTGTCCATGATTCAATGAGGCCTCTCATTGAATGTCACAACGTCCCTTTAGTTTCATGGGACCACTTTGGTGTCACCAAGTCCCTTTGATCCTTTGGCCCTTCATTTTCACAATGTTCATTAGTTCCCCAATGGTCCCACAAGGTCGCACAGTGCAGCAACGGTCCCCTTAGTTCCATAGTGTcccaatggcctcttggttccaaGGGGCACCACAATGTCAAAATTATGTCCTTCTTTctgagtccctgaggagcaatATTGAGCCCGTGATTctatggggccctgcagcatcacaatgaCCCCATCATTGCACAAGGTCcggcagtgtcacaatggcctccatGGTTTCAGAAGGCCACACAGTATCACagtggtcccttggttccatgaggccccagagatCCCCAATGGATTCCCTGGTggtgcagtgtcacaatggagccctgCTTACGcaagatcctgcagtgtcatGAGGGACTCTTGGTTCAACAGGACACCAGAGTGTCACAACTGTTCCCTtatgtgctggttttgcatgAATTGACATTTGGTGAGAAGTGTAGCATTGTATGTTTTATATATGGGTTTATTGTAATGTTGGTTAATTTTATATGTTAAGAATTTGGTTTGACCCTCGGTTCCCCCCATGCTCTCCCTTGTAATGGTTCGTTCCTTCTGCCTGTTACCTGTCAATCATTGTAACCGTCCCCTTTCGGGTCCAGAATCTTCTATGTCAATCATCCCTCACCTAACATATgatttgtcccctgagccttttGCCTCCCCTGGGCCCTTCCTATTGGTTCAGCATGTCCCTCGTGCCCCCCTCCTGGGTTCTGTTCATTGGTCCCTCGTGTCCCTGTCCGTTACACCTTTCCCCTTTATAAGTGCCTCCCTAACAGTTCTTACCTGACTTCTTACCGTCACTGGGCTCGCCTGGGTCAAATAAAGCACCTTCGCATCCAAACACGTgtccactccttccttcctttgcctCAGCACTTCGCAGTCCTGCTCTCGCCTGCGTCACCACGCAGCAGACAGAGCCACTGCTCAGGGGTTCTCGCCGAGAACCTGGGAGTGGCGGGATTCGTAGGCTCCACGGGTCACTCCGGGAGTGGCTAGCCAGACCCGTCAGCTCCAGTGGCCGCAGAAGCGAGACTGCAGAGAAGAAGCTGCCCATGAAAACTATTATTCTGAAAAGAGCTGCTGAGAGCTTCCTCTGTGCCTAACAGCACCAATCAGTGACTGGTTTTGAAGACTGACACCTTGTTAAACCACTCAAAAGCtggacacgcctctgtgaaCACACATGTGAAAGATGAACAAACCCGGGGAAAAGCTCTCCCTTCCATCCTGGGAACAGGTAACAAGGCCGGCCTGGCTCCTGTCTCAGCTAGGCCAGGCCAGGTAGGCCCTGTTGCAGGGCTGGGCCCATTCTCAGGGACCCTGCCAggccctgtcccagcagagccgggcaccagcagctgccaggcagggggaGGAGAGGCCATCAGCCCCTGGCGTGTTCCAGCTGAGATCTCAGCCATTTCCCCCCAGTGTGGCCGCTGCACGAGATCGTGTGGCTGAGGCCAGAGGCGGCCTTGTAGCCCACACAGAGAGTGGCCCTGAGCCTGGAATTGAGTGCAGCAGGGGCCAGAGACCGGCCATGGGGCtgatcctgacacagcccccaGGGCAGCCTGAAAAATCCATCACCGCGATTGCTTCAGCTGCCACACAGCAGGAAGCACAtgaccatctgcaggccccagGTGAGATATTAACTCTTTCAGTGCATAGATAAGGCTTACAGACCTTCAGTCCTGCctcagtgagagaaaaggacagagTAAAGACAACTAGAGAACAACATGAGACATGAAGGTCAGTAAGAAGATgtcaagtcccagatgggagggtgGAGGAGATGCCTCAGTCctgggctgaaatcctcttgtaaagctatggagaaaATATAACTGGTACATCAGActcttttttccctgtaacTCATTAAAAGTATGGGGGAATGAAGTGTTCAAATTGTAGATATGAGCAAAGGCATTTCTGCTAAAGCAAGCagatgttgaagtagctgtgatcccatgagaagttcGAACCAAGAGAAGTGATGAAGACCCTTTGCCCCcagggaaagaagaagaagaccTCTGTGcccagagatgaagatgatgtCAGAGACAGATAAAGGGAACCTTTGCTCTTGAATAGCTCATCCCTAAATTTATACCCCAAAAGTTGACATAACTCACAAACACAGCTGTGGAAAGGCTGTGAAAAgatgggagggacttcacaattgcagtcctgggcagctgctgtttGTGGAAATTAAAAGCAATGAGAGAACTGTTTTCTTGGGGAGAAGTCTCCATAAAATGacaagagagactcctctccctaagtgaactgaagaaagactattctagaggtGATAAACTGATTGAATTGTTTCTGTACATTCttagtgggaaagaaaaggttgtaggagCTAGAAGAAATGTTTTAAACGTTTTAttcaaattctaattttttacATTTAGTTACTATTAATAAAGTTTCCcttatacccttttaaagtctTAAACCTGCTTTGCTTTCCatctaatcctatctcacagtaGAAAATTAGTAAGTATATTCTagtgggggcactggcatttaGCCAGCACTGAACCCACCACACCTTGGTTCCACcagtccctgcagtgtcacaatggccccttggttccattgggcccCAGGGTCTCACaagggtctccttggttccatagTGTCTCAATGGCCCCTCGGTTCAAT includes these proteins:
- the LOC129131872 gene encoding olfactory receptor 14A16-like, which encodes MSNSSSIRHFLLLALADTRQLQLLHFCLLLGISLAALLGNGLIISAVACGHHLHTPMFFFLLKLALSDLGSICTTVPKAMHNSLWDTSTISYSACAAQLFLFVFFMSAEVSLLTIMCYDRYVSICKPLHYGTLLGSRACAHMAAAAWASAFLTALLHTANAFSLPLCHGNALGQFFCEIPQILKLSCSKSYLRKLGVIVVTASLSFCCFVFMVFSYVQIFRAVLRIPSQQGRHKAFSTCLPHLAVVSLFFSTGFFAYLKPSSISSPSLDLAVSVLYSVVPPALNPVIYSLRNQELKAAVWRLMSGWFQKH